The genomic region GAATTGGTAGATCCGGCAGAAGGGCTGGGTTTGACAGGGCTTTGATCAGTGTTCCTTCCGTTGGGGTAAAAAATGACCATCACCGGGTCTGAATTGGTAGACCTGGCAGGGGAAGCGGACTTGGCAGATTTGGCAGAGGAAGCGGAGTCAATAGATTCGGCAATAGAGTTGGAATCGGTCTCAGCACCAGTCTCAGTCTCGGGCTCGGCATCAGTATCGGCCTCAGTATCGGTCTCGGTCTCGGACTGAGTATCAGGTTCGGAGTTCTGCTGGTGCTCTTCGAGGGCAGAGTATGTGGAGTCGGGATCAAAGCCGCTGATGGACCCGCGATGAGGTCGAATCACAGACCCAAAAGCGTTCTGAATGGCCTCAAACATGGTGAGTTGTgtttgtggttgtggtgtgaTAGGTGTCTGGGGTATGGTCTAAGGAATACTGTCAAAGTATTATCATAGCAGGTGTCCTGTTGTTGAAGTAGTGTTTAATCAGTATGTCGGTATTTCCACACCAGGTGTTTTGTTGTCAATGTAGTGGATGTTGGAGTGTCTGTTCCAGCTTTTTTTCAGGACTTGAGTTGGAAAGACAGCGTGCTTTAATACCTAACCAAGAGACATCATAAAGATGTTTCACTTATGATGCTTGAGAGAAGGGCTTGTTCTTTCCATAATGACTTGTTTTGTTGTATTATGACAAGCCATAATGGAAATGGGTGTGCTTATTTTAGGATGCGTAAAAGTGATATAATGTCTATTGTCTTTTAAGTCTTTGTCCCTCCTGAGACCTCACGATGGAAGAATAGCATCAAGTTACTTTTGGGGTGGAGTTTCTGTCTTACCAATTGCGCCTTGCTTCTTTCCGATGAATCTAAAACACAGTCCAGGTCATCATTGAGCAAGGGTCAAAAGTGGGTGGATGATGTGCTCGGGCGGGTATTTGGTCGTTTGGATTCTCTACCAACGGACTCCGTACAGACAGTGTTGAAGATGACCTTGTTGCAGATTTGAGGCTCGTCAGCATATCTTCCGCACCACTCGCACCTAGTGCAGCCGTACTAAATCTGAGCGCCAACGTGAGAAAACGTGGAGTATGACGGTCCAGAATATCGGCCGTTTCATGGTCGCCTTCTTGTCTCGTTTCCTATACAaccagaaagaaagaaaaaaaagctgTGGATACTCGGACCTCGCACAAAAAAATACGAATGAGCAAAACTCCCGctaaaacaaaaccaaagcAAGTAGACACCCCCGTCCCCTAACCAATGTGCTGGTATCAATCTATAAACGAAAAACCACCCACTCCACACAAAACGAGACATGTAATATTCAAGAATAGACGTCACATCACACTAGTTTTTGTGCCCATCAAATATGTAGAGTCGAAATAAAGCAAAGTGGATAGAAATCTGGACTGGAGACTAATCCCACAGATCATTACTTCTCACCATTTTGGATGTTGGCTCCGGGCTTGTCGGCCCACGTGGCGAGCTCTTGGCTTTCTTCCAACTTCCATCCTGATACTGCCCAGGTGATGCCGCTGTCATGAACATCTTTGGGCTCTGCTCAGGAGAGATATATGGCATAGTGCCTGTCGGCGATTGCTCGTAAGGCGCGCGCTGATAGACGGGGTTGTTTCTCGGAGAAGCGAGAGAAGGCTCAAGCGGTGAGGGGCGGTGTCCTAACGGGCGAACAGACGATGGAAGCCCCGAGCCGGCATGGCTGGGTGTGTAAGGTGATGGTACCTCGGAGGCGTTATATGGCTGCGATAAATGGCGCTTGTGGAGGATCTGCCTTCGGGAATGGCGATGAAAGTGCCGTCGCAGAGGGAGGTCGCTGAGGGCGTCGGGGGATGCCAATGGGGAGGTATCGGTCCACGAGGGTCCAAAGGCGCGCCCTACTGGCCAAAGTGTGAGGATAAGAATCGCTAGAAGAACGAGGGTGTCGTCGAGGAGAAAAGATGCGACTTGGGAAACGGCAAGCGAACTGCCAAGACCGCCGGAAGACCCAGTGATTCGCAAGGCGGTTCGAAGTACAAGGAGACATCCAGCTGCTTGGACAACCAACATAAATTGTTTGAATCGGCGAGATGAGTATGTTGCAGAGAAGGTATTGTCCAAGATGTAGCGTCGATGGTCGATTTTGTACCAGAAATAGCGATAACCACCCAAGAAGGCGACCAGAGTCGTAGTTTGGAAGGCAAGTCCTGTCAGCAGAATGTTGACGGCCTGATCAACCTGTAAACACATACATTAGTATTCTAGTTTCGACAAAACAGCGGTTTTTCGATTGGAAAACAGGATCATACCTGTGACGCTGATGTTGCGCTGGCAGCATAAATAATGCCCACGGATTGAAAGACCAAAGAAAAGATATCCATGATCGTAAAGAAGATGTTGATGTAGAGGGCGTTGGAGACGAGCCGAAATTCCTGACCGTAGAGCACAGTGACATGAGGCAGAACAAGGTAGATGGCTGATCCGACAAAGGTAGCTCCCCAGTGCGTTCCGACCATATACACCGCAAAGTACGCTGGACTTGCAGACTCGGTGCCGAGAAATATCCTTGCTACATGGGCGACAACTTCGACGATGAGGGCCGCTgtgaggagagaggtgtATAATGGTGTCTTGTACCGTATTCCTATGAAGATGTTGAGCGGAACCAAGGCAGCAAAGGCAGC from Podospora bellae-mahoneyi strain CBS 112042 chromosome 4, whole genome shotgun sequence harbors:
- a CDS encoding hypothetical protein (EggNog:ENOG503PDSC; COG:S) — protein: MMDPGQAVSLSYQVPPAGNAVMLAAFAALVPLNIFIGIRYKTPLYTSLLTAALIVEVVAHVARIFLGTESASPAYFAVYMVGTHWGATFVGSAIYLVLPHVTVLYGQEFRLVSNALYINIFFTIMDIFSLVFQSVGIIYAASATSASQVDQAVNILLTGLAFQTTTLVAFLGGYRYFWYKIDHRRYILDNTFSATYSSRRFKQFMLVVQAAGCLLVLRTALRITGSSGGLGSSLAVSQVASFLLDDTLVLLAILILTLWPVGRAFGPSWTDTSPLASPDALSDLPLRRHFHRHSRRQILHKRHLSQPYNASEVPSPYTPSHAGSGLPSSVRPLGHRPSPLEPSLASPRNNPVYQRAPYEQSPTGTMPYISPEQSPKMFMTAASPGQYQDGSWKKAKSSPRGPTSPEPTSKMVRSNDLWD